From the genome of Paenibacillus sp.:
CTCGACGCGCGGCTGTTCCGCGAATCGCCTCAACGCTTCGACGAACGACTCTACGTCGACGCCGCCCGGTTCGACTTCCCCCGCGAATTCGTCCGTCAGCAGCTTCAAGCGGTCCAGCCCGATCAACAGCAGCGTGATCAAATGCTTCGTCACCGGGAGCTCTCCGCTCCGGATTCGATCCATGACGCTCTCCATCTCGTGCGTCAAATCCCGCGTCCGGTTCAGGCCCAGCGCGGCGGAGGAGCCCTTCAGCGTGTGCGCGGCCCGGAACAGCCGCTGAATCGCCTCGTCGTTGGCCCCGCCCGGCGCGAGACGCAAAATTTCCGCTTCCATGACTCGAATTTGATCTTCCGCTTCTTCCAAATACACATCCCTGTACTGCCCTATGTCGAACATTCGGTCCGCTCCTTCCGTCAGCGAACCAACAGCTGGTCCAGCTTCAGAATGCCGACCAAGCCCGCCGGCGTAAACCCGATGCCCGCAAAGAAAGCCCCGTTCAACGTTCCGACCCTGTCCGGAGGCGGCTGAATTTCCGAGAACGTGATGACCTTGTTCACCTGATCGACGATAACGCCGACGGTGTCCTCCCGGTGATTGACGACGACGATGCGGGACGCCTTGGTGCTTTCCTCCTCCGGCAGATGAAACAAGTATCGCAAGCTGACGATGGGGACGATTTTCCCCCTTAAATTTATAACGCCTTTCACGTACGGCTTGGAGTTGGGGATTTCCGTCACCGTCTGCATCTTGATGATCTCGTGAATGTCGCGAATATTTAATGCGTATTTGGCGTTCCCGACGCCCATTTCGACATATTGCTCCCGGGTTGCGGCCGCTTCCATGCTCCCACCAAGCCTTTCCGTGAATTCGTTCGTGCGCACGAGCCCGCGCTTCGCCGCGTCAGTCGACCTTGAAGGCCGCGACCAGCGAATTGAGCTCTTCCGCGAGCTGCGCGAGCGACTGCGAAGAAGAAGCGGTCTCTTCGGCGGCCGCGGCCGCTTGTTCGCTGGCGGCGGCGACGGTCCCGACCGCCGTCAGCACCTCGGCCGACTGAGCGGCCTGTTCCTCGCTCGCGGCGGCGATTTCGACGACCTTCTGCGAAGAGTCGTTGACCATGCGCAGGATGCTCCGGAACGCGTCGCCGGTCTGTTCCGTAAGGACGACGCCCTCCGAGACGGCTTCGAAGCTCTTTTGCGTGTTGCTCTGCATCCCTTTGATGATCGCGGAAATTTGCTTCGTCGCTTCGCCGCTTCGCTCGGCGAGCTTGCGAACCTCGTCCGCGACGACGGCGAAGCCTCGCCCTTGCTCGCCCGCCCGCGCCGCTTCGATCGCCGCGTTCAGCGCGAGCAAATTCGTCTGCTCGGCGATGTCGTCGATCACTTCGATGATGTCGCCGATCGTATTGGAGTCGTTCACGAGCAGCAGCACTTGTTCGTTCACGCGGTTCATGCCTTCGACGGAACGCGTCACGATTTCGCCGCCCTGCTTCGCCGCCGCTTCGGTTTCGTTCGCCAGCTCGGCGGCTTCTTCGGCGCGCTTCGCCACCGCGTGCACGGCGGCGCCCAGCTCCTGCAGCAGCTCGTTCATCGTTTGCACGGAATTCGCTTGATCGCTGCTGGAGCTCGCGACCTCTTCCGTGCCGGCGGAAATTTGCTGCGCCGCCGCGGCGACGTTGTGCGCCGCCCCCGCCACCTGCCAGACCAGCTTTTGGAGGTTCGAGCTCATCTCGTTCACGGCGGCCGCGAGGCGGCCGATTTCGTCCTTCGTATCGATCGCCAGCTCGACTCGCAAGTCGCCGCCGGCCACCTTGCCGACCGCCTCGACGACGAGCCGCAGCGGGCGGGCGATCAGCTGCGCGATGCCGTAGCCGAGAACGGCGCTGACCGCCAAGGCGATCGCGATGACGACGATCATCGTCGTTCGCGTCGACGCATAGATTTCGTTCGACTCCCGGTTCGCCTCTTCGGCGTAGTGCACGTTCGTTTCGATAATGGAAGTCATAATCCCGCGAACTCCGCTCGCGAATGCGTCGAACGTTTCCAATTCGGACGCGAATCGTTCGGCGTCGCCGGAGAGGTTCGTGTCGACAAGCTGCGCGTACCGCTCCTTGTATTCGCCCCACCGCTCGTCGAACGTTGCCAGCAGCTCCTTCTCCTCGTCCGTGATGTTCGCGCCGCGGTAGGCGCTCATCCGCTCCTCAAGAACCGCGATCTCCTTCTCGGCCTCTTGCGCGAGCGCCTCCTTCTCCGACCGAGAATCGGCGATCAGCTCCATGTCTCTTATGTACAGCCTCGTCCGTAGGAAGGACAGCTGCGCTTGCGACATATGATCGACCGCCGCCGTGTCTTCGTACGTGTCGCTAATCATGTTGTTGAAATGGTTTAAATTCAGCAACCCGTAAACGCCTACGAACACCAGAAGAACGGCCACGATCCCGAAAGAGGCGGTCAGCTTCGCCGAAGCGTTCAAATTCAGCACCCATCTTGGCATGGTCTAAAATCCTCCTATTGCATGATGTGTTCCGATTGCTGCCGGTTCGCCGAAGCCTTGCGCGCGAAGGTAAAGATTAGCAAATCCGGCGCGTCTTATGGGCGATTGTAATATATTCCATACAAATTCATGGAACCCGGTTGAATCGCTTACAATAATGGTTTGCTAACGAATCCGCCGGTTGACATCGTTTTCTTTCGCCAAAAAAAAGATTAATGTACATAACAATAATTGTCGTTAATGATCAAGCTCCATAATAGATCCGAACAGTTCGCGTTTCGGGCGGTGCCGGATTCGAGGCGCGGAGACGGAGCTGCAATTTTGCCATTTGATCAATATCCGCGTGAATCGCATGGTCTGAAATCGTTTGCTCGGTTGGCGTTTGTTACTGTTTTGTGTCAACACGGGACGATCCGAAGTCCGGCCGATTTTTAAATATTTTGTAAATCGTTCCTTGATTTTGGGTTTTATCGGCAAATAAAACAGAAAGACCCGAACGCTTCGCGCGTTCGGGCCCTTCGATCGTTACTCTTTCGCTTTGGGTGCGGGCTTCGTCATTTTCTTGTACCCGAATCCCGTATCGGCCAACACCGGGAGACTTTTCATGCTGCGCTCCATCGGAGACTGGCATTGGGAGCATGTCGGCACTTCGTCGAACGAATATTCGTCCCGCATCCATCCGTTGCAGCCGTCGTTCGTGCAAGACCAGATTGCCGTGTCCGCGTAGGGAACTTCCTCGGCCGGCTTCTTCCTAGAATTATACATGGCGAACCTCCGCGCCCGTCTCCATTCAAGACACCCTCCGTCGGGCTGACACCCATATTTTACATGCACATTTGGCCAAATATACCATAGCGCCGCCTTAATCGCAAACCAGCGCCCTCCTCCGCGAACGGACAAGGTCAGGGAGCGAGCCGCCTCCGCACGCGCACCGTCCGCGCCGCGTCGTTCCAATCGGCTGTTCCGTTCAGCTGCTCGGTGACGAAGCGGATCGGCACGAACGTGACGCCGCGGACGATGCGGGGCGGAACGTCGATCCGTCGGGTCTCCCCGTTCACCGCGACGGCCGTGTTGTCCGGTCTGAGCACGATGGAGAGCCCTTCTTCCGAAATCGCGATCGTCCGCGCCTCGCCGTCCCAATCGACCCGCGCGCCCAGATGCTCCCCGATGAACCTGAGGGGCAGCATCGTGCGGCCGCCTTCGATATACGGCGCCTCCAGCATCGAGACGGCCGTACCGTCGACGAGCGCCCTTCTGCTGCCGATCGTCAGCGTAATATCTCTCAGCGGCCGCTCCTCGACGGCAGGCTCGGGCGCGGGCGGTTCCTCCGGGGGCGCCTCGGGCTCCTGAGGGCTAATATTTTCCGGCGGCGGCGCCTCCTGCGCCGCCGTCAGCGCCGTGCCTGGGTAGTAGAAGCTTAATATTTCTTCGAAACCGAAGCCCGCCTCCGCCATTCGCCTCGTCCCTTCTTGGCTCATTCCGACGGCGTGGCCGAAGCCGCGGCCCGACATCGTGAAGGCCGTATCGTCCGAAGCGACCGGGTCGATCAAGTAGCTGCGAATCAGGCTCGCGCCGATCATCGCCCGGATGCGCTGCGCGGTCGCATCTTGGAACCGGACCTCGTGCAGCCGAAGAGCCCCGGTTTCGTCCCTGCTCCCTTTCATGACGAACGTGACGGCGATGCTCCCCCGGATGGCGCGCCCGCCCGACGTGCGAACGTCCGAGACCGACAGCTCCGGCACGGACACGATCTTCACGTCTCCGCTCGCGTAGCCGTTGCGGACGAGCCATGTTTTAAGATTGGCGGCGATCGTCGGATCGGCCTCCTTCGCCTCCGCCCACCAGGCGTCCGGATTGGACAAGTCTCGACCCGTCAAATCGATCTGCGTCTTCCGTATGCGGAAGCTCCACGGCAGCACGGGGTCGTACGGATCCGACTGGATCGGCAAGTACGGAAGCGGATCGCCGCCCCAGACGTTCGCGTTCGATTCCGTCAGGCCGCCGTTGCTGGCCGAATACAGCGTCTCGGCTAGGGCGTCGCGGTACATCAGCAGGCGCCCCCGCGTTTCGTTCACCGCCCGCGTCGCGTTCGGCTGCCAGCGATACCCTGCGTACACTTGGTAATTGATCGAATCGTCGATGACCGATCGGCTGCGGGCCGCGGCATACGTCCGCGCCGCGACCGCCTGCACCTTGAGAGCTTCCAGGGGCCAGAAGTCCGGCATTTCGTACGGAACGACCCCCTTCAGGTAGTCCTCAAGCGGCAGCGTATTGACCGGCCGGACGAAGCCGCCCTCCGCTCTGCATACGACGGTGCCGAGATAGGGGCGCTGATTCAGGACGACGTAATTGCTTGTGCCGTATACGGTCGGCGCGAACGTCACCGACGGCGCCGCCATAACGCGCGCCGCGCCTTCGTACACGGCGATCTCCCCGTTCTCCGCGCGCAGGCGGTACGACGCATTCGCCGGCGCCGCCATGCCGTTCACCGTACACGAACCGACGACGTTCAACTGCAGCTCCGCGACGTTCCCCAAATAATTGATCAGCTTGACGGAAATGTTCGCCGCGGCCGAGTAGGGGCGGTACCGGCGCACCTCCGAATCGTGGCGGACGGCCAAGGAGGCGACGCCGACGGCGAGAATGACGGCCGCCAGCGCCGCAATACGGTATGCGCTTCTGATGTCGATCACCTCACCCCTTACTATTCCTTACTTTCCCGAAAATCCTTCATCGGGCGGCGGAATGTGCGCATGTCCGCGGCCGGGGTAGGTTGGCGCACTTCCCGCGGAACGCTCCGTTGAATAGGATGCTTATAGCTTGTCAGGAAAGGAGGGAATTCTATGACCGTATATCGAGCGCTCCTGCTCGGCCGCAACGAGGTGCCTCCGGTCGCGACGCCGGCCTTTGGCACCGCCGTCTTCCATTACGATGAGGCCAACCGGCGCATTCGCTTCCGTCTCGAAGTGCAGAACATCTCCCGCATGACGCAAGCGCATATCCATCTGGGTCGCCCCGGTCGGAACGGACCGGTCGTCGCCTTCTTGTTCGGCCCGTCCGCGTTCGGCATCTCGACCGGCCGCGGCGTCGTCCGCGGAACGCTGACGGCCCGCAATCTCGTCGGACCGCTGCAAGGACGGACGATCCGCGACCTCGTGCGCGAGCTGAACAACGGCAACGCGTACGTGAACGTGCACACCGTGCAGCGGCCCAACGGCGAAATTCGCGGCCAAATCCGCCGCTCCGTCATCCGCTGACCGAAGGTTCCCCGCGGCGCAGCCAATGAAGGCCGCCTCTCGCTCTCGGCGAAAGGCGGCCTTATCTTCGGCGCGAAGTCACTGTCCGCGCCGCTCCTGCTGCTCCTGATACCTTCCGCGTCATTCCGCCGCGTACCCGAACGCGTTCTTGCCGGTCCCTTTCACCTTGTACATGGCCATGTCCGCTTTGCGCACCAGCTCCGCGGGCTCCCCGCCGTCCCGAGGGTACAAGCTGATGCCGATGCTGACCGAGAGGCGCACGCACGCGCCGTCGACCTCGAATGGCCGTTCCAGCGCCTTCACGAACTTCTGCGCGATGACCGCCGCATCCCGCTCCCCCTTCAGCTGGCTCAGCACAACGATAAACTCGTCTCCGCCCAGCCGGGCGATCGTGTCGCTGCTGCGGATGCACCCCTTGAACCGCTGCGCCGTTTCCCTCAGCACCTTGTCCCCGTACTCGTGTCCGAACGCGTCGTTAATTTCTTTGAATCCGTCCAGGTCGAGGAACATGACCGCCAGTTTGTCCCCGTTCCGCTGCGCGTAGCTGATCGCCCAAGCGAGCCTGTCGTTGAAATACAGCCGGTTCGGCAGCTCCGTCAGCGAGTCGTGAAGAGCGAGATGGCGGTTCACCCGCTCGGCGTTCCGCATTTCGTTGAACTCGACTTCCATCTCCCGGATCAAATTCTTCAGCTTGTACACCCGGTCGTACATGTTCGTCATATCCGTAATTTGAATCAGCGCATAGCTCGCGTCGGCTTCGTACAGCGGTTCGACGTGCATGTTCTGCCTGCTGACGTGGTCGTCCGGCGCGTCCTTCGGCAGGACGAACGCCTTGTGGAGCGTGCCGGAGCAAAAGCGGCTTTGCCCGTGATACAGCGCGTTGACCACGATATCCGCGTACGCTTTCGTTTGGAATTTTGGACATACCGAAGGCAGGCTCAGCCCGACGACTTCGTCCCTTTTCCTCCCCGTATACCGCTCCAGCCATCGATTCCAAACGACGATGTTCATTTCGCGATCTACGATCATAACCCCGACATTCGTTCGGTCCAACGCTTGGGAAACCAAACTATCCACGGTGGTCCTCCAGTACGGCATCGATTTTGCTGAGCAGCGTCGCGATAGAGTTCATGCTCAGCGCGATAATGATAACCCCTTTCACCTTCGTTTCGGCCAGCGAGAACGACGTGTGCAAGATAAGCACATACAGCTCGTTTTGCATAATGGCGCTCTGGTCCGCGGTCGAGACGAAGACGAGCTCGATGTCGGGCAGCGTATATTCCAGCTTCAACCCAAGGAAGTTCCCGAATTCCCCGACGATCGCGTTCAAAATCACGTTGCTGATTTCTTTGAGCACATCCAAATCGGTATCCATCAGACGGATCGATTCCTCGTCCGCTTCTTCCGCCACTTCGCCGAGGCAAACGCTCACGAGCAGCTTCGCCTGATGCGCGGGAAACAGCAGCGAAGCTTTCCCGCTGAACTCGCGGCCGAACTTCAGCGACGAGCTGATGACGTGCCCTTCGCTGAAAAACACCTTAAACCGCTGATCGGAAGGGTTCATGTCCGCGAGCGACAGCAGCTCGACCTCCGGAATGTTCAGCACGATACGCTGCTGGACCATCTCCGACAGCATGTGGGCGGCTTGGCCGACGTAGACGTTCACCAGCTCGGTCAGAACATCCTTCTGCAGCTCATTCAGCATGACGCGCCTCCGCGATGAGCCGAACGAGCAGCTCCGCCTTCTCCCCCGTCACCGGCTTGTTGACGAAGCCTTGGATGCCGAGCTGTTCGATCTCGTCGCGCGTCGCCTTCTGCACGTCGGCCGAGATAACGATCACCTTCGTATCGGCGTCGGTCTCCCGGATTTTCTGCAGCAGCTCTTGTCCGCTCAAGCCGGGCATCAATAAATCCGTCAGAATGAGATCCGGACGATGTTCCTCGTACAGCCGGTAGCCGGTCTCCCCATTGCTCGCGACAATGACCTCTACGTCGGGATAATGATCTGTAACGACCCGGCGCGTCATATTTTGAACGAACATCGAATCTTCCACGATCAGTATTTTCATGAAGTCTTATCCCCTTGGAATTATTGTCCTATCCTTTTTATCGTCACATCTTGGAAAATTAGTAATATAAAATAGCTGGAATTGGATAGAAAATATTTGTTAATTCAGGACTATTTTAATATTTTACATTCGTGATTCATAGGACCTTAGATTTACTTTCCGACATTGTTCGTCTTAACCATCTATTTTACGACATCATTCTGATACTTTACTGAAACCATCGGCCTAACCGGGCCAAAAAAAAAGGATGCCGCGGAAAATTCCGCGGCATCCTGCGCGCCAATCGATGGTTTAAGCTTGCTTATTCGGCCACGTTCCGACGAACTCCGGTTCGTCATAATCGTAGTAGTCTTGCAATATGACATCGCGGTCGTCGAGAAACAGCTGGTCCGCTACGGCGGACACGATGCGCGGGATGCCGAATTTCATGCCCGACAGCGCGGAAGCCGAAACGCCGCAGCTGATCAAGGCGGAGTAACTGAAGGAGAACAGGCCGTGGAGCCGCCGCCGCCCCGGTTCGTCCCGGCTGACGAACGCGAAGCCGGGCGTCAAGTACGGATGCGCGTCGATCGTCGGATTCGCGAGCTCGGCCGGCGCCCGATACACGTCCCTCCATCGGGCGATATGGCTCTCGACCAGGCGCAGCTCGGGCCGGAGCGCGGGGTCGGTGAGGAGCCCTGTGCTGACGATGAGGAAATCGAATTCGTACTCGCCTTGCGGCGTCTCGACTGCGGCGCCCGCGCCCGACGGCTTCACGCGCAGCCACGGCTCCCCCAGGTGGAGGTTGAATCCGGGCTGTGCGGCCGCCCGCTCGAACGTATCGTTCGTCGGCGGCTGATTGTTCGCGAAGAAATGGACCATTACCGCGTATTTATCGGCGTCGGGCAGCGCCGGATACCGCTCGATCATGCCCGAAGCTTCCATCTTGCGGATCGGGTTGACGCGCGGCAGCTCTTTGCGTCGGACGAACACGCGCGCTTCCGCCACGCCTTCCCCGAGCGCAAACTGAGCGTTGTCGAACGCCGAGGCGCCGCCGCCTAAGATGCCGATCCGCTTGCCCTTCAGCTTCTCGAAGTCGATGCGCTCCGACGTGTGCGCGTAGAGGCTGCGCGGCAGATGATCCGCGATCATCGAAGGCACGTGCCATTCCCCGCCGCCTTGAATGCCGGTGGCGAGCACGACCTTGCGCGCCAGCAGCATCGGCGCGGGCGCCCCCGCTCCTTCGAGATGGAGCCGATGGGCGCCGTCCCCCGCGGGCTCGATCAAGGCGAGCTTCGTTTCGTTCGCTACGGGCAGCCGGAGCACCTTCCGGTACCACCGCAAATAGTTCATCCAATCGCCGCGCGGAATTTTCCCGATCCGCTCCCAGCCCTCCGGGCCGTGCTGCGCCTCCCACCACGCGCGGAACGTCAGCGACGGAACGCCGAGGTCGATGGAGGTCAGATGCTTCGGCGTCCGCAGCGTCACCATGCGCGCATACGTTTCCCAAGGCCCCTCCCAGCCTTCGGGGTTTTCGTCG
Proteins encoded in this window:
- a CDS encoding FAD-dependent oxidoreductase, whose product is MTLEALNERVRTDLAYLAFAGANWVRPRTRPEGHVYDVVVVGGGQSGLGIAFGLLRERISNILVIDENPEGWEGPWETYARMVTLRTPKHLTSIDLGVPSLTFRAWWEAQHGPEGWERIGKIPRGDWMNYLRWYRKVLRLPVANETKLALIEPAGDGAHRLHLEGAGAPAPMLLARKVVLATGIQGGGEWHVPSMIADHLPRSLYAHTSERIDFEKLKGKRIGILGGGASAFDNAQFALGEGVAEARVFVRRKELPRVNPIRKMEASGMIERYPALPDADKYAVMVHFFANNQPPTNDTFERAAAQPGFNLHLGEPWLRVKPSGAGAAVETPQGEYEFDFLIVSTGLLTDPALRPELRLVESHIARWRDVYRAPAELANPTIDAHPYLTPGFAFVSRDEPGRRRLHGLFSFSYSALISCGVSASALSGMKFGIPRIVSAVADQLFLDDRDVILQDYYDYDEPEFVGTWPNKQA
- a CDS encoding chemotaxis protein CheW; the encoded protein is MEAAATREQYVEMGVGNAKYALNIRDIHEIIKMQTVTEIPNSKPYVKGVINLRGKIVPIVSLRYLFHLPEEESTKASRIVVVNHREDTVGVIVDQVNKVITFSEIQPPPDRVGTLNGAFFAGIGFTPAGLVGILKLDQLLVR
- a CDS encoding response regulator, whose protein sequence is MKILIVEDSMFVQNMTRRVVTDHYPDVEVIVASNGETGYRLYEEHRPDLILTDLLMPGLSGQELLQKIRETDADTKVIVISADVQKATRDEIEQLGIQGFVNKPVTGEKAELLVRLIAEARHAE
- a CDS encoding methyl-accepting chemotaxis protein, translating into MPRWVLNLNASAKLTASFGIVAVLLVFVGVYGLLNLNHFNNMISDTYEDTAAVDHMSQAQLSFLRTRLYIRDMELIADSRSEKEALAQEAEKEIAVLEERMSAYRGANITDEEKELLATFDERWGEYKERYAQLVDTNLSGDAERFASELETFDAFASGVRGIMTSIIETNVHYAEEANRESNEIYASTRTTMIVVIAIALAVSAVLGYGIAQLIARPLRLVVEAVGKVAGGDLRVELAIDTKDEIGRLAAAVNEMSSNLQKLVWQVAGAAHNVAAAAQQISAGTEEVASSSSDQANSVQTMNELLQELGAAVHAVAKRAEEAAELANETEAAAKQGGEIVTRSVEGMNRVNEQVLLLVNDSNTIGDIIEVIDDIAEQTNLLALNAAIEAARAGEQGRGFAVVADEVRKLAERSGEATKQISAIIKGMQSNTQKSFEAVSEGVVLTEQTGDAFRSILRMVNDSSQKVVEIAAASEEQAAQSAEVLTAVGTVAAASEQAAAAAEETASSSQSLAQLAEELNSLVAAFKVD
- a CDS encoding sensor domain-containing diguanylate cyclase, which encodes MDSLVSQALDRTNVGVMIVDREMNIVVWNRWLERYTGRKRDEVVGLSLPSVCPKFQTKAYADIVVNALYHGQSRFCSGTLHKAFVLPKDAPDDHVSRQNMHVEPLYEADASYALIQITDMTNMYDRVYKLKNLIREMEVEFNEMRNAERVNRHLALHDSLTELPNRLYFNDRLAWAISYAQRNGDKLAVMFLDLDGFKEINDAFGHEYGDKVLRETAQRFKGCIRSSDTIARLGGDEFIVVLSQLKGERDAAVIAQKFVKALERPFEVDGACVRLSVSIGISLYPRDGGEPAELVRKADMAMYKVKGTGKNAFGYAAE
- a CDS encoding chemotaxis protein CheC — translated: MLNELQKDVLTELVNVYVGQAAHMLSEMVQQRIVLNIPEVELLSLADMNPSDQRFKVFFSEGHVISSSLKFGREFSGKASLLFPAHQAKLLVSVCLGEVAEEADEESIRLMDTDLDVLKEISNVILNAIVGEFGNFLGLKLEYTLPDIELVFVSTADQSAIMQNELYVLILHTSFSLAETKVKGVIIIALSMNSIATLLSKIDAVLEDHRG
- a CDS encoding CHRD domain-containing protein, whose product is MTVYRALLLGRNEVPPVATPAFGTAVFHYDEANRRIRFRLEVQNISRMTQAHIHLGRPGRNGPVVAFLFGPSAFGISTGRGVVRGTLTARNLVGPLQGRTIRDLVRELNNGNAYVNVHTVQRPNGEIRGQIRRSVIR
- a CDS encoding SpoIID/LytB domain-containing protein, encoding MIDIRSAYRIAALAAVILAVGVASLAVRHDSEVRRYRPYSAAANISVKLINYLGNVAELQLNVVGSCTVNGMAAPANASYRLRAENGEIAVYEGAARVMAAPSVTFAPTVYGTSNYVVLNQRPYLGTVVCRAEGGFVRPVNTLPLEDYLKGVVPYEMPDFWPLEALKVQAVAARTYAAARSRSVIDDSINYQVYAGYRWQPNATRAVNETRGRLLMYRDALAETLYSASNGGLTESNANVWGGDPLPYLPIQSDPYDPVLPWSFRIRKTQIDLTGRDLSNPDAWWAEAKEADPTIAANLKTWLVRNGYASGDVKIVSVPELSVSDVRTSGGRAIRGSIAVTFVMKGSRDETGALRLHEVRFQDATAQRIRAMIGASLIRSYLIDPVASDDTAFTMSGRGFGHAVGMSQEGTRRMAEAGFGFEEILSFYYPGTALTAAQEAPPPENISPQEPEAPPEEPPAPEPAVEERPLRDITLTIGSRRALVDGTAVSMLEAPYIEGGRTMLPLRFIGEHLGARVDWDGEARTIAISEEGLSIVLRPDNTAVAVNGETRRIDVPPRIVRGVTFVPIRFVTEQLNGTADWNDAARTVRVRRRLAP
- a CDS encoding cold-shock protein yields the protein MYNSRKKPAEEVPYADTAIWSCTNDGCNGWMRDEYSFDEVPTCSQCQSPMERSMKSLPVLADTGFGYKKMTKPAPKAKE